A region from the Microcebus murinus isolate Inina chromosome 3, M.murinus_Inina_mat1.0, whole genome shotgun sequence genome encodes:
- the ATP6V1E2 gene encoding V-type proton ATPase subunit E 2, which yields MALSDVDVQKQIKHMMAFIEQEANEKAEEIDAKAEEEFNIEKGRLVQTQRLKIMEYYEKKEKQIEQQKKIQMSTMRNQARLQVLRARDDLISELLQDAKLKLSNIVEDPDIYQELLDKLVLQALFRLLEPVMIVRCRPQDLLLVEAAVQKAIPEYMMFSQKDVEVQIDQETFLAVNAAGGVEVYSGNQRIKVSNTLESRLDLSAQQKMPEIRMALFGANANRKFFI from the coding sequence ATGGCACTGAGTGACGTCGATGTACAGAAGCAGATCAAGCACATGATGGCTTTCATTGAGCAGGAAGCCAATGAAAAAGCAGAGGAAATAGACGCCAAGGCTGAGGAAGAATTTAACATTGAAAAAGGACGCCTCGTGCAAACCCAACGACTGAAGATCATGGAGTACTATGAGAAGAAGGAGAAGCAGATAGagcagcagaagaaaatccaGATGTCCACCATGAGGAATCAGGCAAGGCTGCAAGTCCTGAGAGCCCGAGATGACCTCATCTCAGAATTGCTCCAAGATGCAAAGCTGAAACTTAGCAATATTGTGGAGGACCCAGACATCTACCAGGAGCTGCTGGATAAACTCGTGCTCCAGGCTCTGTTCCGACTGCTGGAGCCTGTGATGATCGTGCGCTGCAGACCACAGGACCTCCTCCTGGTAGAGGCTGCAGTGCAAAAAGCCATCCCTGAATACATGATGTTTTCCCAAAAAGATGTGGAGGTCCAGATTGATCAAGAAACATTCCTGGCTGTGAACGCAGCTGGAGGCGTGGAGGTTTACAGCGGCAATCAGAGAATAAAGGTTTCCAATACCTTGGAAAGTCGACTGGATCTCTCAGCCCAGCAAAAGATGCCAGAAATACGAATGGCCTTGTTTGGAGCTAATGCCAACAGAAAGTTTTTTATATAA